In the Pseudoalteromonas tunicata genome, one interval contains:
- a CDS encoding lytic transglycosylase domain-containing protein, with product MLRIFCLTILLFNCLSIYAKDKVVYQYIQANGTIAFTDQKPMAHKYNVLKYDCFACRVDSSIDWYHTKLFKNDFNAEITQASLDHNIPAALIRAVIHAESAFKYDALSKKGAVGLMQLMPTTAKELGVKNLRQPRQNIDGGTKYFAQLLDTFKGNVKLAAAAYNAGPNAVKKYSGIPPFEETQAYVKRVSILHQRYQQALLLP from the coding sequence ATGCTGCGTATTTTTTGCCTGACTATTTTACTGTTCAACTGCCTATCCATTTATGCCAAAGATAAAGTGGTTTATCAGTATATTCAAGCCAATGGCACCATTGCCTTTACCGACCAAAAACCCATGGCGCACAAATATAATGTGCTTAAATACGATTGTTTTGCATGTCGTGTTGATTCAAGCATTGATTGGTATCACACCAAACTATTTAAAAACGATTTTAATGCTGAAATTACTCAAGCGAGCTTAGATCACAATATTCCTGCCGCTTTAATCCGCGCAGTGATCCACGCAGAATCTGCTTTTAAATATGATGCGTTATCGAAAAAAGGCGCTGTAGGCTTGATGCAATTAATGCCAACAACCGCTAAGGAACTTGGGGTTAAAAACCTGAGGCAACCCAGACAAAATATTGATGGCGGCACTAAATATTTTGCTCAACTACTCGATACGTTTAAAGGTAATGTCAAACTTGCCGCAGCCGCTTATAATGCAGGGCCGAATGCCGTTAAAAAATACAGTGGTATTCCTCCTTTTGAAGAAACTCAAGCGTATGTAAAACGAGTGAGTATTTTACATCAACGCTACCAACAAGCGCTATTATTACCTTAA
- a CDS encoding transporter substrate-binding domain-containing protein, whose amino-acid sequence MVARIFYVFLILVSNQIAAKCLLTFAAPDDVEILYKEIQLLHQAYQAIGCDFTVLTMPAGRAIIEDIRDDSIDGEVVRGRNFSNLVTDFIAIPTPIMTMEVFAFSKTKKIEYATWNALKPYRIATVRGFTVIEKQLQKHQQITLLNAATQAFELLEKDRVDIVILPAPLRQLATFNIETLQPALLEQPLYHFLHKRHQHLITPLNLEIQQLLTESKVDPK is encoded by the coding sequence GTGGTTGCTAGAATTTTTTATGTCTTTCTAATACTTGTATCTAATCAGATAGCAGCAAAATGCTTGCTCACTTTTGCAGCCCCCGATGATGTTGAAATTCTTTACAAAGAAATCCAACTTTTACATCAAGCTTATCAAGCGATTGGTTGTGACTTTACCGTTCTGACCATGCCTGCCGGACGTGCCATAATCGAAGATATAAGAGATGATTCTATTGATGGTGAAGTGGTACGTGGTCGTAATTTCTCAAATCTAGTTACCGATTTTATCGCCATTCCTACCCCGATTATGACTATGGAGGTATTTGCTTTTAGTAAAACAAAAAAAATAGAGTATGCCACTTGGAATGCACTTAAGCCCTATCGAATAGCCACAGTCCGAGGGTTTACTGTTATCGAAAAACAACTGCAAAAACATCAACAAATAACCTTACTAAATGCTGCAACACAAGCATTTGAATTACTTGAAAAAGATAGAGTCGACATAGTGATTTTACCCGCCCCTTTACGACAACTCGCGACCTTTAACATTGAGACGCTTCAACCGGCCTTGCTCGAGCAGCCTTTGTATCACTTTTTGCATAAACGCCACCAACATTTAATTACGCCACTTAACCTTGAGATACAGCAGCTTTTGACCGAATCCAAAGTTGACCCTAAGTAA
- a CDS encoding beta-ketoacyl synthase — protein MTVLPLVVGMGGINAAGRTSFHQGFRRIVIDKLTAEARQETFLGLATLMNLVHLENDQLFDNQNNPVAVSDIETRFGEQILAGTLIRKIEKNHFDPDATHCHQKLTLTPSNGQIEFEVRTRDLPNPVPSSWQVTEIEKGRVKVAISDNLVITHDSFRDNPIKAAGQFPTGFEPANLYNSRYQPRGLQATIFAASDAIHSVGIDWQDIMQHITPDQVGTYSASIAGQMQNEAFGGLMKSRLLGDRVSTKNLALGLNSMSTDFINAYVTGNVGTTFTVTGACATFLYNLSAAINDIQAGRTRVAIVGSAETAITPEMVEGFGNMSALANEEGLKRLDGTDTADHRRTSRPFGENCGFTIGEGAHFVVLMDDKLAITTGAKVMAAVPDVFINADGIKKSITAPGPGNYITMAKSVALAQSILGAEAVQKRSFILAHGSSTPQNRVTESLIYDRVAKAFDIHNWKLAAPKAFVGHTIGPASGDQMAMALGIFSHNIMPGITTIDKVADDVYADHLDIRTEHYHCEPMDVAFINSKGFGGNNATAAVFSPAITMAMLQKRYGDTLMAQYQAKLITVEAKQAQYQQRADFGQFDLIYKFGDGQIDDNEITISSDSIQLPGFENSIPLSKHNPFADMM, from the coding sequence ATGACTGTATTACCTCTGGTTGTTGGAATGGGCGGCATTAACGCTGCTGGGCGTACCTCATTTCATCAAGGTTTTCGCCGAATTGTGATCGACAAACTAACTGCCGAAGCGCGCCAAGAAACCTTTTTAGGTCTCGCTACCCTAATGAATTTAGTTCATTTGGAAAACGACCAGCTGTTTGATAACCAAAATAACCCTGTAGCGGTTAGTGATATTGAAACTCGTTTTGGTGAGCAAATTTTAGCTGGCACGCTAATTCGCAAAATTGAAAAAAATCATTTTGATCCTGATGCAACTCATTGCCACCAAAAACTGACCTTAACTCCAAGCAATGGTCAGATTGAATTTGAAGTGCGTACTCGTGATTTACCTAACCCTGTTCCTTCGAGCTGGCAAGTCACTGAAATTGAAAAAGGCCGAGTAAAAGTAGCTATCAGTGATAATTTAGTCATCACACATGACAGTTTTCGAGATAACCCGATTAAAGCCGCTGGCCAATTCCCAACAGGGTTTGAACCAGCAAACTTATACAATAGCCGCTACCAGCCGCGCGGATTACAAGCCACAATTTTTGCAGCCAGTGATGCGATTCACTCGGTTGGCATAGATTGGCAAGACATAATGCAACACATCACACCTGATCAAGTTGGTACTTATTCGGCTTCTATTGCGGGTCAAATGCAAAATGAAGCGTTTGGTGGCTTAATGAAAAGCCGCTTGTTAGGTGATCGTGTCAGCACTAAAAATCTGGCCCTTGGCTTAAACTCTATGTCGACTGACTTTATCAACGCCTATGTTACAGGTAATGTTGGTACCACATTTACCGTTACAGGTGCATGTGCCACTTTTTTATATAACTTAAGTGCTGCGATAAACGACATTCAAGCTGGGCGAACCCGAGTTGCTATTGTAGGCAGTGCAGAAACCGCCATTACCCCAGAAATGGTTGAAGGCTTTGGTAATATGAGTGCACTTGCTAATGAAGAGGGGCTCAAACGCCTTGATGGAACAGATACAGCAGATCATCGTCGTACGAGTCGCCCTTTTGGTGAAAACTGTGGTTTTACCATTGGTGAAGGTGCCCATTTTGTTGTATTAATGGATGATAAATTAGCCATAACAACGGGTGCAAAAGTAATGGCTGCAGTACCTGATGTCTTTATAAATGCTGACGGTATCAAAAAATCAATTACAGCACCGGGTCCTGGTAATTATATCACTATGGCAAAATCAGTCGCTTTAGCCCAAAGTATTTTAGGCGCTGAAGCAGTACAAAAACGTAGTTTTATTTTGGCTCATGGTTCAAGCACTCCGCAAAATCGCGTGACAGAATCATTAATTTATGACCGTGTAGCAAAAGCCTTTGATATTCATAATTGGAAATTAGCTGCGCCAAAAGCTTTTGTTGGCCATACCATTGGGCCTGCAAGTGGCGATCAAATGGCAATGGCTCTGGGGATTTTTAGCCACAATATCATGCCAGGGATCACTACGATTGATAAAGTAGCCGATGATGTTTATGCCGATCATCTTGATATCCGTACTGAACATTATCATTGCGAGCCTATGGATGTTGCCTTTATAAACTCTAAAGGTTTTGGCGGTAACAATGCTACAGCGGCTGTTTTTTCCCCGGCTATCACCATGGCGATGTTACAAAAGCGTTATGGCGATACCTTAATGGCGCAGTATCAAGCAAAACTGATCACGGTTGAAGCGAAACAAGCCCAGTACCAACAACGAGCAGATTTTGGTCAATTTGATTTAATTTATAAATTTGGTGACGGCCAAATTGATGATAATGAAATTACAATCTCATCAGACTCAATCCAATTACCAGGTTTTGAGAATTCAATCCCACTTAGCAAACATAATCCATTTGCCGATATGATGTAA
- a CDS encoding GlxA family transcriptional regulator, which yields MQSQNLERKTVKVALLVYQHMLATSLTLPLEMLRAGEAFALRHSNLAANLSIQLVGESNKKIASRAGLAIYPDVTVEHADVPDIVIVPSLWRNPRPVLRQNPQLIAWLAERWQQGSTLIGVGTGICFLAESGLLDNHSATTHWHYVEQFQRDYPKVLLKPDFFITQSERIYCAASLNALADIVVHLIHQQYGRSAAQHVERNFSHEIRKPYEEQRYLEGAVDRHPDELIAQIQFWMRTNLASSATLADVAEQFGISQRTFTRRFKAATGTRATEFWQQLKINAAKELLSSSNLTIQEIADMVGYQDQGHLTRLFKHALGSTPTEYRAMVRKKLFS from the coding sequence ATGCAAAGTCAAAATTTAGAAAGAAAAACAGTCAAAGTAGCGCTGTTGGTATATCAACATATGCTTGCAACGAGCTTAACATTACCACTTGAAATGCTGCGAGCTGGCGAGGCATTTGCCCTGCGTCACAGTAATTTAGCTGCTAATTTGTCGATTCAATTGGTGGGTGAAAGTAATAAAAAAATAGCATCTCGAGCGGGCTTAGCTATTTATCCTGATGTGACAGTTGAACACGCTGATGTACCAGATATTGTCATTGTACCCAGTTTATGGCGTAATCCTCGGCCTGTGCTAAGACAAAATCCGCAGTTAATAGCGTGGTTGGCTGAGCGTTGGCAACAAGGTTCAACTTTGATTGGCGTGGGCACAGGTATTTGTTTTTTAGCAGAATCGGGTTTGCTCGATAACCATTCGGCTACGACCCATTGGCATTATGTTGAACAATTTCAACGTGATTACCCAAAAGTATTATTAAAACCTGACTTCTTTATTACCCAATCAGAGCGGATTTACTGTGCTGCAAGTTTAAATGCCTTAGCGGATATTGTGGTGCATTTAATTCATCAGCAATATGGTCGAAGTGCCGCGCAGCATGTAGAGCGCAATTTCTCTCATGAGATTCGTAAACCTTATGAAGAACAACGTTATTTAGAAGGCGCAGTCGATCGCCATCCTGATGAATTAATTGCGCAAATTCAATTTTGGATGCGTACTAATTTAGCCTCTAGTGCCACCTTAGCTGATGTTGCAGAGCAATTTGGCATTAGCCAGCGTACCTTTACGCGGCGTTTTAAAGCCGCAACAGGTACCCGAGCCACTGAGTTTTGGCAGCAGTTAAAAATTAATGCGGCCAAAGAGTTGTTGAGCTCATCAAACTTAACGATACAAGAAATTGCAGATATGGTGGGTTATCAAGATCAAGGGCATTTAACTCGACTCTTTAAACACGCCCTTGGCTCTACTCCAACGGAATATCGCGCTATGGTGCGTAAAAAACTGTTTAGCTAA
- a CDS encoding substrate-binding periplasmic protein, with the protein MIKHLVCCCLLIITTFSSAKEAESVGVGYSLNGEHKFITGYKKANRYIFNQESNRIVHLVTLDWPPYIGEHLCNKGWVFQFAVALLTSKGYQVQIEFLPWARAVHEVELGQADILFPEYYIEDAAPSDNVKGKKRRELLALSNEFPGGEIGFIKRKGEKDNFAGNLSHLEGENIGVVRGYQNTPEFDAMMDNNEFNVVKAVDDLQLLRILVAKRVNLVIGDPKVLRFIINYSDLSHKEKTELVTSIEDVEPALKYNPLYFALSNKNPNWSRLLVDINTALYEFYNSGETTRIKNAASLTCMGG; encoded by the coding sequence ATGATTAAACACCTTGTATGTTGTTGCTTACTTATAATAACCACTTTTTCATCTGCTAAAGAGGCAGAGAGTGTGGGTGTTGGTTATTCTTTAAATGGGGAGCACAAATTCATCACGGGTTATAAAAAAGCCAATCGATATATTTTTAATCAAGAATCAAATCGTATTGTTCATTTAGTGACGCTGGACTGGCCGCCTTATATCGGTGAGCATTTATGTAATAAAGGTTGGGTATTTCAATTCGCAGTCGCATTATTAACTAGCAAAGGTTACCAAGTTCAGATTGAGTTTTTGCCTTGGGCGCGTGCGGTACATGAGGTTGAACTGGGTCAGGCTGATATTTTATTTCCTGAATATTACATTGAAGATGCGGCACCATCAGATAACGTTAAAGGAAAAAAACGTCGTGAATTATTAGCCTTATCAAATGAGTTTCCAGGTGGCGAAATTGGTTTCATCAAACGCAAAGGTGAAAAAGACAACTTTGCAGGTAACTTAAGTCATTTAGAAGGAGAAAATATTGGTGTCGTCCGAGGATATCAAAATACCCCTGAGTTTGATGCCATGATGGACAACAATGAATTTAATGTGGTTAAAGCTGTAGATGATTTACAGCTGCTGCGAATTTTAGTGGCAAAAAGAGTCAATTTAGTGATTGGCGATCCTAAAGTGCTGCGTTTTATCATCAATTACTCTGATTTAAGTCATAAAGAAAAAACAGAACTTGTCACAAGTATTGAAGATGTTGAGCCTGCCTTAAAATATAATCCGCTCTATTTTGCACTAAGTAATAAAAATCCGAATTGGTCGAGATTATTAGTTGATATCAATACCGCTCTCTATGAATTTTATAATAGCGGCGAAACTACCCGGATTAAAAATGCAGCATCGCTCACCTGTATGGGTGGTTAA
- the sbcD gene encoding exonuclease subunit SbcD — MKILHTSDWHLGQHFMGKSRQNEHAAFIDWLLNTVKTHAIDAVIIAGDVFDTGAPPSYARELYNRFIVAMNQLKCPLIILAGNHDSVATLNESKGLLAYLNTHVIAAPDEDCSQQVLTVNNRQGEPGALVCAIPFIRPKDVLKSQAGESAGDKQQALGQAIAAHYQQVYQAALTKKAELGLALPIIATGHLTAMGVKSSESVREIYIGTLDGFAASEFPAADYIALGHIHRPQFVAKSEHIRYCGSPIALSFDELGSEKQVLVAEFELDKLLSVSPILVPSFQAMAVIKGNLQQIEQALNEFKANTEQTWLCIEVQTDDYLSDLQQRIAELCQDLPVEVLQLRRARNARQTALNQEQQEVLTELSPTDVFERRLAEEPVQNEAQQLRLNRIRQQFATIVAKVAQGEHN; from the coding sequence ATGAAAATCCTGCATACCTCCGATTGGCATTTAGGCCAGCACTTTATGGGCAAAAGCCGTCAAAATGAACATGCCGCTTTTATTGATTGGTTACTCAATACGGTAAAAACACACGCGATTGATGCAGTGATTATTGCAGGAGATGTCTTTGATACCGGTGCCCCGCCGAGTTATGCGCGTGAACTTTATAATCGTTTTATCGTGGCGATGAACCAACTTAAGTGCCCGCTGATAATTTTGGCTGGCAACCACGATTCAGTTGCTACCTTAAATGAGTCAAAAGGGTTGCTCGCTTATTTAAATACTCATGTGATTGCTGCGCCCGATGAGGATTGCTCACAGCAAGTATTAACGGTTAATAATCGTCAAGGTGAACCTGGCGCACTGGTTTGTGCAATTCCGTTTATTCGCCCCAAAGATGTCTTAAAAAGCCAGGCAGGTGAGTCAGCAGGTGATAAACAACAAGCACTTGGTCAAGCGATTGCTGCACATTATCAACAAGTTTATCAAGCTGCACTGACAAAAAAAGCCGAGCTAGGATTAGCACTTCCAATTATTGCCACAGGCCATTTAACCGCAATGGGCGTAAAAAGTTCTGAATCAGTCCGAGAGATTTATATTGGTACCTTAGATGGCTTTGCTGCCAGCGAGTTTCCCGCTGCTGACTACATCGCGTTAGGTCATATTCATCGGCCACAATTTGTCGCAAAATCAGAACATATTCGTTATTGCGGCTCGCCGATTGCTTTGAGCTTTGATGAGCTTGGCAGTGAGAAACAAGTGCTGGTAGCTGAATTTGAGCTCGATAAATTGCTGAGCGTATCCCCGATTTTAGTGCCTAGCTTTCAGGCTATGGCGGTGATAAAAGGTAATTTACAACAGATAGAACAAGCCCTTAATGAATTTAAAGCCAACACAGAACAGACTTGGCTATGCATTGAAGTTCAAACTGATGATTATCTCTCAGATTTACAACAACGCATTGCAGAACTCTGTCAGGATTTACCCGTCGAGGTATTGCAATTGCGACGGGCTCGTAATGCAAGGCAAACTGCTTTAAACCAAGAGCAACAAGAAGTACTCACCGAGCTTAGCCCAACAGATGTATTTGAGCGTCGTTTGGCCGAAGAGCCAGTGCAAAATGAGGCGCAACAACTGCGTTTAAATCGAATTCGTCAGCAATTTGCCACAATTGTCGCCAAAGTTGCGCAAGGAGAGCATAACTAA
- a CDS encoding AAA family ATPase produces the protein MRILSLRFKNINSLKGEWKIDFTQPPFANNGLFAITGPTGAGKTTLLDAICMALYHRTPRLNAISKTSNELMTRGTAESLAEVEFEVKGQGYRAFWSQRRSRGSSEGNLQEAKVELAKISDGSILASQIKQKNQQIESITGLDFARFTKSMMLSQGQFAAFLNADPNERAELLEELTGTEIYGLISEQVHIEFSQAKQALAELKAQAQGVELLSEEALATYKSQQSELTLTLQNAEAEQTTLQTQLTWLKQYQQAQSVLTDLQLQVTKAEQALLEHQSQLTRLSNSEPAELLRPAYQVYQDHKNQADKLIAQLASLESVTAKQQLAVQLQQTQHDEAKIRLLELQQQQQQQDKLLNEEVIPLDLELKSIVSDLTQNQTDLEQYIKQHNQLNTDTEALQAQQQNIVEKLAQCDKYLALHHADEQLASLLPRWQDQLQQVVANHELLADKSARINEQQLQLNKVVEQAKQAATELTIATQTHSQNEQKQLSQQQALEHLLGQHTVASLQDSVQNMQQQQILSQQLPPILQRLKRCLAQKQQLSISIEQATAQTAQCDQQLQQLRTTYKLQREQINLLEQLQRQEQQIADFTQARLQLQPDQACPLCGSCEHPLINEYRALDVNINQSKLNQAKQQLAEIEQQANQIKEQKAVAVAMHLQHAEQYTQLITDIEQLQQNWHQINQSLALNLLWDDEVQLTEYLAQQQQALMSSKTLITQAQQFESALKQSLLNTQASFEKVKDIKHQHALLEQTITQQHAAITQQGTEIEKNQQLLHKQSTQLSSELDKLGLVLPDLAEIETWYNHQHAKVAQWQQQQMQKKTLTDNQQKIQLQVTEKTTQLHQLTKLLDDYSSKIAQQMASQAQLQHKRQALFGEQKVETARSAMTQHVQQSQQLFDEQVNALNQLTQQWQSAQGEQKGLQQQLLQLQSDTLAHQTYWNEVLSNSVFADLDSFLAALLPQDQKQQLQQLKQDLQTEQTKAVALLTQANNTFEQHLLDAQSPTWCDLDWQQLSEQLHHIQQKERELVEQTGQIKQALQDDQKRRLNQTHLFEKIALCQIEYDDLAYLHGLIGSQKGDKFRKFAQGLTLDHLVYLANKQLARLHGRYLLERKPSEALELQVLDTWQGDSVRDTKTLSGGESFLVSLALALALSDLVSHKTSIDSLFLDEGFGTLDRETLDMALDALDNLHASGKTIGVISHIDAMKERIAVQIEVKKQNGLGYSRLAPQYAFSGEEA, from the coding sequence ATGCGTATACTGAGTTTACGGTTTAAAAATATTAATTCACTTAAAGGTGAATGGAAAATTGATTTTACCCAGCCTCCATTTGCTAATAATGGCTTGTTTGCCATCACGGGGCCAACAGGTGCCGGAAAAACCACTTTACTCGATGCTATTTGCATGGCCTTGTACCACCGTACACCAAGGCTTAACGCCATTTCAAAAACCAGTAATGAGTTGATGACTCGCGGTACTGCGGAGTCTTTAGCGGAAGTGGAGTTTGAAGTAAAAGGCCAAGGGTATCGTGCATTTTGGAGCCAACGTCGCTCACGAGGCAGTAGCGAAGGCAATTTACAAGAAGCAAAAGTGGAGCTTGCAAAAATCAGTGATGGCAGCATTTTAGCCTCGCAAATTAAACAAAAAAATCAGCAAATAGAATCTATTACTGGTCTCGATTTTGCGCGTTTTACTAAATCTATGATGTTGTCTCAAGGACAATTTGCGGCGTTTTTAAATGCTGATCCTAACGAGCGCGCTGAATTACTTGAAGAACTGACCGGGACTGAAATTTATGGTTTGATTTCAGAGCAAGTACACATCGAATTTTCACAGGCAAAACAAGCTCTTGCTGAACTTAAAGCGCAGGCTCAAGGGGTTGAGCTTCTGAGTGAAGAAGCATTGGCGACATATAAAAGCCAGCAAAGTGAGCTCACTCTTACCTTACAAAATGCAGAAGCAGAACAAACTACGCTGCAAACTCAGCTCACTTGGCTAAAACAATATCAACAAGCCCAATCGGTATTAACGGACTTGCAACTGCAAGTGACAAAAGCTGAGCAGGCTTTGCTTGAGCACCAGAGCCAATTAACGCGTTTGTCAAACAGCGAACCAGCTGAATTACTCCGACCTGCCTATCAAGTGTACCAAGACCATAAAAATCAAGCTGATAAACTTATCGCGCAATTGGCGAGTCTAGAGAGTGTAACTGCCAAGCAGCAACTGGCCGTGCAGCTACAACAAACGCAGCATGATGAGGCAAAAATACGTTTATTAGAGCTACAGCAACAGCAACAACAACAAGATAAATTACTCAATGAAGAAGTGATACCGCTTGATCTTGAGCTCAAAAGTATTGTGTCTGATTTAACACAAAACCAGACAGATCTTGAGCAATATATCAAGCAACATAATCAGCTAAATACCGATACTGAGGCTCTTCAAGCCCAGCAGCAAAACATAGTAGAAAAACTAGCACAATGTGATAAATACCTTGCTTTGCATCATGCTGATGAGCAATTGGCAAGTTTACTACCGCGCTGGCAAGATCAGTTACAACAGGTGGTTGCTAATCATGAGTTACTCGCAGATAAATCGGCCCGAATCAATGAACAGCAACTGCAACTGAATAAAGTAGTTGAGCAAGCAAAGCAGGCCGCCACTGAACTGACAATAGCGACACAGACTCATAGCCAAAACGAGCAAAAACAGCTTTCACAGCAACAAGCGCTTGAGCATTTACTTGGTCAGCATACGGTAGCTTCGTTGCAAGACAGTGTGCAAAATATGCAGCAACAGCAAATTTTATCGCAGCAATTGCCACCGATACTTCAGCGACTCAAACGCTGTTTAGCGCAAAAGCAACAGTTGAGCATTAGTATTGAGCAGGCAACCGCTCAAACTGCACAGTGTGATCAACAACTACAACAGCTGAGAACAACCTATAAGTTGCAGCGTGAACAGATTAATTTATTAGAACAATTACAGCGTCAGGAACAGCAAATTGCCGACTTTACTCAGGCGCGTTTACAGTTACAGCCTGATCAAGCCTGCCCACTATGCGGCTCATGTGAACATCCTTTAATTAATGAATATCGAGCACTTGATGTAAATATTAATCAAAGTAAATTAAATCAAGCCAAACAGCAGTTGGCAGAAATAGAACAACAAGCAAATCAAATCAAAGAGCAAAAAGCCGTCGCGGTGGCAATGCATCTGCAACACGCTGAGCAATACACGCAATTAATTACTGACATTGAGCAGTTGCAACAAAACTGGCATCAAATTAATCAATCATTGGCGCTTAATCTGTTATGGGATGATGAAGTTCAGTTAACTGAGTACCTAGCGCAGCAACAACAAGCATTAATGAGCTCAAAAACGCTGATCACTCAAGCACAGCAATTTGAAAGTGCGCTTAAACAAAGCTTATTAAATACCCAAGCTTCTTTTGAGAAAGTAAAAGATATAAAACATCAGCACGCGCTACTCGAGCAAACCATCACCCAACAACACGCCGCTATTACACAGCAAGGTACTGAGATTGAAAAAAACCAACAATTATTGCACAAACAATCGACACAGCTAAGCAGTGAGCTTGATAAATTGGGTTTGGTTCTGCCTGATTTAGCCGAGATTGAAACCTGGTATAACCATCAGCACGCTAAAGTAGCACAGTGGCAACAGCAGCAAATGCAGAAAAAAACGCTGACAGACAATCAGCAAAAAATACAGTTGCAAGTAACCGAAAAAACAACCCAGTTACACCAGTTAACAAAGTTGCTCGATGATTACAGCAGTAAGATAGCGCAGCAAATGGCGAGCCAAGCGCAATTACAGCACAAAAGACAAGCATTATTTGGTGAGCAAAAAGTAGAAACGGCACGCAGTGCAATGACGCAACATGTGCAGCAAAGTCAACAACTTTTTGATGAGCAAGTCAACGCGCTCAATCAATTAACTCAGCAATGGCAAAGCGCACAAGGTGAGCAAAAAGGGCTACAACAACAACTTTTACAGCTGCAATCAGATACATTAGCGCATCAAACCTATTGGAATGAAGTGCTAAGTAACAGCGTATTTGCTGATTTAGATAGCTTTTTAGCTGCATTATTACCACAAGATCAAAAACAACAGCTGCAGCAATTAAAACAGGATTTACAGACCGAGCAAACCAAAGCGGTTGCGTTATTAACGCAAGCTAACAATACCTTTGAGCAGCATTTGCTAGATGCCCAGTCACCAACTTGGTGTGACCTTGATTGGCAACAGCTGAGCGAGCAACTACACCATATTCAGCAAAAAGAGCGAGAGCTGGTGGAGCAAACAGGGCAAATAAAACAAGCCTTGCAGGATGATCAAAAGCGTCGATTAAATCAAACCCATTTATTTGAAAAAATAGCCCTCTGCCAAATTGAATATGATGATTTAGCTTATTTACACGGTTTAATTGGATCCCAAAAAGGCGATAAATTTAGAAAGTTTGCCCAAGGACTGACACTTGATCATCTGGTGTATTTGGCCAATAAACAGTTGGCGCGGTTACATGGACGTTATTTACTTGAACGTAAACCATCTGAAGCGCTTGAATTACAAGTACTTGATACATGGCAAGGCGATAGCGTACGCGATACCAAAACCCTTTCTGGTGGCGAAAGCTTTTTAGTCAGCTTGGCATTGGCACTGGCGTTGTCGGATTTAGTGAGCCATAAAACTAGTATTGATTCACTGTTTTTAGATGAAGGGTTTGGCACCTTAGACAGAGAAACGCTCGATATGGCGTTAGACGCGCTTGATAATTTACATGCCAGTGGCAAAACTATTGGGGTGATCAGCCACATTGATGCAATGAAAGAGCGAATAGCAGTGCAAATTGAAGTGAAAAAACAAAATGGCTTAGGTTATAGCCGCTTAGCACCTCAGTATGCATTCAGTGGCGAGGAAGCGTAA
- a CDS encoding sulfotransferase codes for MQFDIQAPQEIIDEPKIFIIGLPRTATTSVCVAMLQLGYRTAHTAYVKSAFEQAQVMADTPIFCDYQALDRLYPGAKFIYLERELVNWLPSIKQLLLRMSDNLLSHKGGFNPIIKRCFKTTFSPFTTENISSDAFLAACYQRHFNEAKRYFNHRPADFLSINVTEPNSFTLLSEFLQRDGEQLPISGFEKINIAGKVTAWNEIKHPLKIASTRGGKIDKLDLMLLPRP; via the coding sequence ATGCAGTTCGACATCCAAGCGCCACAAGAAATTATTGATGAACCAAAAATTTTTATCATTGGGTTACCTCGTACTGCCACAACCAGTGTGTGCGTCGCGATGTTACAACTGGGCTATCGCACAGCGCATACCGCTTATGTTAAATCTGCCTTTGAGCAGGCGCAAGTGATGGCCGACACCCCGATTTTTTGTGATTATCAAGCGCTAGACCGTCTTTATCCGGGGGCTAAATTTATTTATCTTGAGCGAGAGTTGGTAAACTGGTTGCCCTCAATTAAGCAATTATTACTGCGTATGTCAGATAACTTATTAAGTCATAAAGGTGGCTTTAATCCCATCATTAAACGTTGTTTTAAAACCACGTTTTCGCCTTTTACCACTGAAAATATTAGTAGTGATGCATTTTTAGCTGCTTGTTATCAGCGTCATTTTAACGAAGCGAAACGCTATTTTAATCACCGCCCGGCTGATTTCTTATCTATAAATGTCACTGAGCCAAATAGTTTTACGCTTTTAAGCGAATTTTTACAGCGTGATGGCGAACAATTGCCAATCTCGGGATTTGAAAAAATCAATATCGCGGGCAAAGTGACTGCATGGAACGAAATTAAGCATCCTTTAAAAATCGCCTCCACCCGAGGGGGCAAAATAGATAAGTTAGATTTAATGCTTTTGCCAAGGCCGTAA